The Chryseolinea soli nucleotide sequence ATAGGCCGCTTCGTCGTGTGCTTCAAACAAAAGATAGGAAAGAAGTTCTTTGTTCTCCTTCTTATATTTTGCCAGGCGAAGACAAATGTCCTGCAGTTGTTTGGGTTCCAGGTAGGCCAGTTCTTTTTTTATGTCGCTGAGCGAAGCGGTTGTCATGGTAGTTTTGGATACACCGTTCTATGGGTATGGTGATCCAAAGAAAGCATAAAAGTCCGGAAGTTTAAATGCTTCCGGACTTTATTGCTTTCAGCTCCTAGAGTCTGAACGTGACATCCAACATGAGCCTCCGACCGTTGATCCGGTAATCGTACGGCGATGCATAGGTCTTGAACAACGCACCCTTCGTATCGAAAAGGTTGTTGCCTTGCAACCCGATGTCGACGTGGCCTGATAAGGCGTAAGAGATCTTAAGATCGGCGGTCGTCCAGGGTTTAACATTCGCGCCACGCAATTGATCAAGCTCCGCCGTGCGATCGGATTCTCTCCGCTTCACCATCCCCTGATAGTGCGCTTGCGCGGAAACCAACAGCTTGTCTGTGACGGAATAGCGCAGTCCGGCATTGGCGATGTGTTGCGGGTACCAGACCATGTCTTTTCTACTCACGCTGATCGCAGCGTCAGTACTCTCCTCATCTATCCGCTTCGTATAGGAATAATTCGCAAAGCCATCGAGTTTCGAAAATGAAAGCAAGAGTTCGTTCTCGACGCCTGCCGATTTTACAGAGAAAAGATTGATCAATACGGTTGCGCTGTTGTAGGCTGTCGCGTTTCTGAAATCGGTATAGAACACGTTGGACCTCCAGGTAATGTGCTTATGCAATTTTGCATCACCGGCAAACTCGTAGGTTCGGATGGTCTCGGGTTTCAACTGCACGGGGTTCGCGACAGCGACATAAGTGCTGCCCATAAACAATTCCACTGCCGACGGCGCGCGGAAAGCAGTTCCACCCATAAGCTTGAAGGTGACCCGGTCGTTAAGCGCATATACAAGGCTTATCCTCGGGTTGAATTTGGTGAACCGCTTTCCGACCACCGGCGTTCCTTCGGAAGTGAGGTCGTTGTATTGGTATGCCGTATGATCGAGCCGGGCACCCAACGTAGCGGTAAATCCATTGACGGTTGGCGTATTATACTGAGTATAGATACCAAAGGAACCAAATCCTTTTCCATGAAGCCACGGCAGCGACGTGCCGGCATCCACCAGTTCATTGTCAGCCGTGGGCGTGAAGTCCGTATTCAAGTTGACATTGGAGAGGTGAATAGCATCTCCGCCATAATGAAAGCGTGATACCTCCACACCGCCGAGCAAGTTCGAATTGCCCTGCAGGTTATAGCTGTATTGTGCACGGCCAAAATAGTCGGTAAAATTGGTCTTCAATATTTCCGTCAAGCCATAGGGATACGCAGCATCGTTGTTCCGGACGAAGCGGATGTTATAGTCTTCCGCGTGATTTTGGTACTTCAGCACATACTCCTGGTTGAATCGCTTTTCCGGGTTGGGTGTTTTATACTTCAACACAAAGATGCGTCTCCGTTCGTTCATGCTTTCGGGCTTGTCGGGAACGTTGATGTACCAGCCATGCCCTGTGTCGAAACTCCAGGCCTGTTCATGATGTTGCAACGACCATCCTGCGAATTTTCCCTGACCCTCGATCTTGTTAAAGAGATAGAAGTTGTTCTGTCCTTGCTTGATGTCAAAATATTGCGTGTTGCTGCCATCGAGGCCCTTGTAGGTGAACCCCTTGGTGTTGTATATGCTGAACGACGAAACCAGGGAAACATCTTTCCCCGACAACCCGGTGGTGATGTCGGCAATGTTCGTGTTCCAACTGGCTCTCCTGTATCTTACTTCTACGGGTGATGCGAGATCTTTGACAGACGCAGAATTGAAGCTGACCACGCCGTTTGTGGCATTGGAACCATACAACGCCGATCCCGGTCCTCGAATGATCTCGAGCGATTTGGTGAAGGCCAGCGGTGTCGCTTCATAGGTCATGGCCGATCCGGTGAATGTCACGTTCATGGGTACACCGTCCACCAAAGTGAGCATGTGGTTGCTGTTCCAGGATTCAAATACGCCGCGGGAACTCACCGTCGGGCGATCGTAGTCCTGCGACGGTGCAAAGCCGGGCTGACGATTGAGAACATCCTGGGCACTGACCCAACCGTAGTTCTGGATTTGTTTCCGCGTAATGACCGAGATGGTGCTGGGCGCTTCGCTGATACTTTGACTGAATTTTGATGCGCTCACAATTTTAACGTTCATCAGTTCTTCCAACGACATCGTAAACAAGCTATCGCTGTTCGCTTCGACAACCTTTTCAGGCGTTTGCTCCTGGGCATCCGATCGAAAGCAAGGCAGGAGCACGGCACTGCTGATCGCAAAAATCAAAAATATAGTTCTCA carries:
- a CDS encoding TonB-dependent receptor plug domain-containing protein, translated to MRTIFLIFAISSAVLLPCFRSDAQEQTPEKVVEANSDSLFTMSLEELMNVKIVSASKFSQSISEAPSTISVITRKQIQNYGWVSAQDVLNRQPGFAPSQDYDRPTVSSRGVFESWNSNHMLTLVDGVPMNVTFTGSAMTYEATPLAFTKSLEIIRGPGSALYGSNATNGVVSFNSASVKDLASPVEVRYRRASWNTNIADITTGLSGKDVSLVSSFSIYNTKGFTYKGLDGSNTQYFDIKQGQNNFYLFNKIEGQGKFAGWSLQHHEQAWSFDTGHGWYINVPDKPESMNERRRIFVLKYKTPNPEKRFNQEYVLKYQNHAEDYNIRFVRNNDAAYPYGLTEILKTNFTDYFGRAQYSYNLQGNSNLLGGVEVSRFHYGGDAIHLSNVNLNTDFTPTADNELVDAGTSLPWLHGKGFGSFGIYTQYNTPTVNGFTATLGARLDHTAYQYNDLTSEGTPVVGKRFTKFNPRISLVYALNDRVTFKLMGGTAFRAPSAVELFMGSTYVAVANPVQLKPETIRTYEFAGDAKLHKHITWRSNVFYTDFRNATAYNSATVLINLFSVKSAGVENELLLSFSKLDGFANYSYTKRIDEESTDAAISVSRKDMVWYPQHIANAGLRYSVTDKLLVSAQAHYQGMVKRRESDRTAELDQLRGANVKPWTTADLKISYALSGHVDIGLQGNNLFDTKGALFKTYASPYDYRINGRRLMLDVTFRL